From Salvia splendens isolate huo1 chromosome 3, SspV2, whole genome shotgun sequence, a single genomic window includes:
- the LOC121795345 gene encoding leucine-rich repeat receptor-like serine/threonine-protein kinase BAM1 codes for MAPFIVLLIIASLANTSVSSTLISDFHALVALKQGFNFPNSAISAWNSSNPTSICSWSGVQCLHGRVALLDLSNMALYGSVSPDISRLDRLEELSIDGNNFTGEINLESMSSLRFINISNNQFSGGLDWNYSSLPNLQVVDAYNNNFSSGLPIGVVNLRSLKHLELGGNFFYGRIPPSYGELAGLEFLSLTGNDLQGRVPRELGNLTNLKELYLGYFNLFEGGIPRELGKLTNLEHFDLSSCDLDGSIPPELGNLKSLDTLFLHVNRLTGPIPRELGNLTRLVNLDLSLNELTGEIPYELINLRRIRLMNLFINRLHGSIPDFVAEYPEMETLALWMNNFTGVIPRNLGQNQRLQILDLSSNKLTGTVPHNLCESGQLRILILQKNFLFGSIPQELGNCLSLVRVRLGENYFNGSIPSSFIYLPQLNFLELQNNMLSGTLSENTDSSSKNQSKLGQMNLSNNQLSWLLPFSLSNFSSLQILLLSGNNFSGPIPPSVGELHQAVKIDLSGNSLTGGIPHEIGECLHLNYLDLSQNNLAGPIPPEISSIRILNYLNLSRNHLTDSIPQSIASMKSLTTADFSFNDLSGRLPETGQFSVFNATSYAGNPKLCGSTVNNPCNATAGAAAKSHNAFKLVFAVGLLVCSLVFATAAIAKARSFKRGSRSDSWKMTVFQKAEFTVAEVAECVKDGNVIGRGGAGIVYHGKMGNGVEIAVKKLLGFNGINSHDHGFKAEIRTLGNIRHRNIVRLLAFCSNKEANLLVYEYMRNGSLGEALHGKKGGFLSWNLRYKIGLDSAKGLCYLHHDCSPLIVHRDVKSNNILLNSNFEAHVADFGLAKFLVDGAASQCMSAIAGSYGYIAPEYAYTLRVDEKSDVYSFGVVLLELVTGRRAVGEFGEGVDIVQWVRCLTKCRREEVSRILDPRLTMVPKDEAMHLFFVAMLCVQENSVERPTMREVVQMLSEFPRRSPDFHSSSNHKIGV; via the exons ATGGCTCCCTTCATTGTCCTACTAATTATAGCATCACTCGCCAACACCTCCGTCTCCTCCACCCTCATATCGGATTTCCACGCGCTGGTCGCGTTGAAGCAAGGATTCAACTTCCCAAACTCCGCTATCAGCGCGTGGAACTCCTCAAATCCCACTTCAATCTGCTCGTGGAGTGGCGTCCAATGCCTCCACGGCAGAGTGGCATTGCTCGACCTGTCCAACATGGCCCTGTACGGCTCCGTCTCCCCCGACATTTCAAGGCTCGACAGGCTGGAAGAGCTCTCCATCGACGGGAACAACTTCACCGGCGAGATCAATCTCGAAAGCATGAGCTCCCTCCGCTTCATAAACATCTCCAACAACCAATTCAGCGGCGGCCTCGACTGGAACTACTCCAGCCTCCCAAATCTCCAAGTTGTTGATGCGTACAACAACAACTTCTCCTCCGGCCTACCTATTGGGGTGGTGAACTTGAGAAGCCTCAAGCACCTCGAGCTCGGAGGGAATTTCTTCTACGGAAGAATACCTCCGAGCTATGGCGAGCTAGCCGGATTGGAGTTCTTATCACTAACGGGAAACGATCTGCAGGGGAGGGTTCCTAGGGAGTTAGGCAACCTCACAAACTTGAAGGAGTTGTATCTAGGCTACTTCAACTTGTTCGAGGGCGGGATCCCTCGAGAGCTTGGCAAGTTGACGAATCTTGAGCATTTTGATCTATCCTCGTGCGACCTGGACGGCTCAATCCCTCCGGAGCTTGGGAATCTCAAGTCACTGGACACATTGTTCCTGCACGTAAACCGGCTCACGGGGCCAATCCCGAGGGAGCTGGGGAACCTGACGAGGCTGGTGAATCTTGACTTGTCTCTGAATGAGCTGACAGGGGAGATCCCATACGAGCTGATCAACCTGAGGCGGATCCGGCTGATGAACCTGTTCATCAACAGGCTGCACGGCTCCATCCCGGACTTTGTGGCTGAGTATCCCGAGATGGAGACGCTGGCGCTGTGGATGAACAACTTCACTGGGGTCATACCTAGGAATCTCGGACAGAATCAGAGGCTGCAGATTCTTGATCTGTCTTCCAACAAGCTCACCGGTACTGTTCCTCACAATTTGTGTGAATCTGGGCAGCTCAGGATCCTTATTCTTCAGAAGAATTTCCTTTTTGGCTCCATTCCACAGGAATTAGGCAACTGTTTGAGCCTGGTGAGAGTGAGGTTGGGAGAGAACTACTTCAATGGCAGCATTCCTAGTAGCTTCATATACCTGCCTCAGCTCAACTTTCTTGAGCTGCAAAACAATATGCTCTCTGGTACCCTGTCTGAGAACACCGACTCTTCATCCAAGAATCAAAGTAAACTAGGGCAGATGAATCTCTCAAACAATCAGCTTTCCTGGCTGTTACCGTTTTCCTTATCCAATTTCTCATCCCTCCAAATCCTATTGCTCAGCGGCAACAACTTCTCCGGCCCCATACCGCCTTCTGTGGGAGAGCTGCATCAGGCGGTGAAGATTGATCTAAGCGGAAACTCTCTCACGGGAGGAATCCCTCATGAAATCGGAGAATGTCTACATCTCAACTACCTGGACTTGAGCCAGAACAACCTCGCCGGCCCAATCCCGCCGGAGATATCCAGCATCCGAATCCTCAACTACCTAAATCTATCACGGAACCATCTGACAGACTCCATACCCCAATCCATCGCCTCCATGAAGAGCCTCACCACCGCAGACTTCTCCTTCAACGACCTCTCGGGCAGGCTGCCGGAGACAGGGCAGTTCTCTGTGTTCAACGCCACCTCCTACGCAGGCAACCCCAAGCTTTGTGGCTCAACAGTGAACAACCCCTGCAATGCCACAGCAGGCGCCGCCGCAAAATCGCACAACGCGTTCAAGCTGGTGTTCGCGGTGGGGCTATTGGTGTGCTCGCTGGTGTTCGCGACGGCGGCAATCGCCAAGGCCAGGTCATTCAAGAGGGGCAGCAGGTCGGATTCGTGGAAGATGACAGTGTTCCAGAAGGCGGAGTTCACGGTGGCGGAGGTGGCGGAGTGCGTCAAGGATGGGAATGTGATCGGGCGGGGCGGGGCGGGGATAGTATACCACGGGAAGATGGGAAACGGGGTGGAGATCGCGGTGAAGAAGCTTCTAGGTTTCAATGGCATAAACAGCCACGACCACGGGTTCAAAGCCGAGATCAGGACGCTGGGGAATATCAGGCACAGGAACATCGTGCGGCTGCTGGCCTTCTGCTCGAACAAGGAGGCGAACCTCCTTGTGTACGAGTACATGAGGAACGGAAGCTTGGGGGAGGCgctccacgggaagaagggagggttTCTGAGCTGGAATTTGAGGTACAAAATCGGCCTTGATTCTGCCAAGGGGCTCTGCTATCTCCACCACGATTGCTCGCCCTTGATCGTGCACCGCGACGTCAAGTCCAACAACATTCTCCTCAACTCAAACTTCGAAGCTCACGTCGCAGATTTCGGCCTCGCCAAGTTTCTGGTCGACGGCGCCGCGTCGCAGTGCATGTCCGCCATTGCTGGCTCCTACGGCTACATTGCTCCAG AGTACGCGtacacgttgagagtggacgaGAAGAGCGACGTGTACAGCTTCGGAGTGGTGCTGCTGGAGCTGGTGACGGGGCGGAGGGCGGTGGGGGAGTTCGGGGAAGGAGTGGACATCGTGCAGTGGGTCAGGTGTTTGACGAAATGCCGGAGAGAGGAGGTGAGCCGCATCCTGGATCCGAGGTTGACGATGGTGCCCAAGGATGAGGCCATGCACCTCTTCTTCGTCGCCATGCTCTGCGTGCAGGAAAACAGCGTAGAGCGCCCCACCATGAGAGAGGTCGTGCAGATGCTCTCCGAGTTCCCCCGCCGCTCGCCGGACTTCCACTCCTCCTCCAATCACAAAATTGGAGTATGA